The following proteins come from a genomic window of Trifolium pratense cultivar HEN17-A07 linkage group LG4, ARS_RC_1.1, whole genome shotgun sequence:
- the LOC123921637 gene encoding uncharacterized protein LOC123921637 isoform X1, whose amino-acid sequence MSGVSDSSHLALRKDHDSVEKDFAKLKDLVGEEEHITDDSVPKVENENDFSKLKDSVGEEDNTDSNPKGIKDSAGEEDNTDSDPEALSPPKPMKELVPTFPCLADLTREEYDDMFPCLADVYPAHEQWADSESSGEDPNTDSDPKVENEKDFAKSKDSVGEEHNTDSNPKATIPKS is encoded by the exons ATGTCTGGCGTCTCGGATTCCAGCCACCTCGCGCTCCGCAAAGACCACGATTCAG TTGAGAAGGATTTTGCGAAATTGAAAGATTTAGTAGGAGAAGAAGAACACATCACTGATGATTCTGTTCCTAAAGTCGAGAATGAGAACGATTTTTCGAAATTGAAAGATTCAGTTGGAGAAGAAGACAACACTGATTCCAATCCAAAAGGTATA AAAGATTCAGCAGGAGAAGAAGACAACACTGATTCTGATCCTGAAG CTCTTTCACCGCCAAAACCTATGAAGGAGCTTGTGCCCACTTTTCCCTGTCTTGCTGATCTAACCCGGGAAGAATACGATGATATGTTTCCCTGTCTTGCTGATGTCTACCCAGCACATGAACAGTGGGCGGATTCAGAGTCTTCAGGTGAAGATCCGAACACTGATTCCGATCCTAAAG TTGAGAATGAGAAGGATTTTGCGAAATCAAAAGATTCAGTAGGAGAAGAACACAACACTGATTCCAATCCTAAAGCTACAATCCCTAAATCAtag
- the LOC123921637 gene encoding uncharacterized protein LOC123921637 isoform X2 translates to MSGVSDSSHLALRKDHDSVEKDFAKLKDLVGEEEHITDDSVPKVENENDFSKLKDSVGEEDNTDSNPKDSAGEEDNTDSDPEALSPPKPMKELVPTFPCLADLTREEYDDMFPCLADVYPAHEQWADSESSGEDPNTDSDPKVENEKDFAKSKDSVGEEHNTDSNPKATIPKS, encoded by the exons ATGTCTGGCGTCTCGGATTCCAGCCACCTCGCGCTCCGCAAAGACCACGATTCAG TTGAGAAGGATTTTGCGAAATTGAAAGATTTAGTAGGAGAAGAAGAACACATCACTGATGATTCTGTTCCTAAAGTCGAGAATGAGAACGATTTTTCGAAATTGAAAGATTCAGTTGGAGAAGAAGACAACACTGATTCCAATCCAAAAG ATTCAGCAGGAGAAGAAGACAACACTGATTCTGATCCTGAAG CTCTTTCACCGCCAAAACCTATGAAGGAGCTTGTGCCCACTTTTCCCTGTCTTGCTGATCTAACCCGGGAAGAATACGATGATATGTTTCCCTGTCTTGCTGATGTCTACCCAGCACATGAACAGTGGGCGGATTCAGAGTCTTCAGGTGAAGATCCGAACACTGATTCCGATCCTAAAG TTGAGAATGAGAAGGATTTTGCGAAATCAAAAGATTCAGTAGGAGAAGAACACAACACTGATTCCAATCCTAAAGCTACAATCCCTAAATCAtag
- the LOC123921637 gene encoding uncharacterized protein LOC123921637 isoform X4 — protein sequence MSGVSDSSHLALRKDHDSVEKDFAKLKDLVGEEEHITDDSVPKVENENDFSKLKDSVGEEDNTDSNPKALSPPKPMKELVPTFPCLADLTREEYDDMFPCLADVYPAHEQWADSESSGEDPNTDSDPKVENEKDFAKSKDSVGEEHNTDSNPKATIPKS from the exons ATGTCTGGCGTCTCGGATTCCAGCCACCTCGCGCTCCGCAAAGACCACGATTCAG TTGAGAAGGATTTTGCGAAATTGAAAGATTTAGTAGGAGAAGAAGAACACATCACTGATGATTCTGTTCCTAAAGTCGAGAATGAGAACGATTTTTCGAAATTGAAAGATTCAGTTGGAGAAGAAGACAACACTGATTCCAATCCAAAAG CTCTTTCACCGCCAAAACCTATGAAGGAGCTTGTGCCCACTTTTCCCTGTCTTGCTGATCTAACCCGGGAAGAATACGATGATATGTTTCCCTGTCTTGCTGATGTCTACCCAGCACATGAACAGTGGGCGGATTCAGAGTCTTCAGGTGAAGATCCGAACACTGATTCCGATCCTAAAG TTGAGAATGAGAAGGATTTTGCGAAATCAAAAGATTCAGTAGGAGAAGAACACAACACTGATTCCAATCCTAAAGCTACAATCCCTAAATCAtag
- the LOC123921637 gene encoding uncharacterized protein LOC123921637 isoform X3, translated as MSGVSDSVEKDFAKLKDLVGEEEHITDDSVPKVENENDFSKLKDSVGEEDNTDSNPKGIKDSAGEEDNTDSDPEALSPPKPMKELVPTFPCLADLTREEYDDMFPCLADVYPAHEQWADSESSGEDPNTDSDPKVENEKDFAKSKDSVGEEHNTDSNPKATIPKS; from the exons ATGTCTGGCGTCTCGGATTC aGTTGAGAAGGATTTTGCGAAATTGAAAGATTTAGTAGGAGAAGAAGAACACATCACTGATGATTCTGTTCCTAAAGTCGAGAATGAGAACGATTTTTCGAAATTGAAAGATTCAGTTGGAGAAGAAGACAACACTGATTCCAATCCAAAAGGTATA AAAGATTCAGCAGGAGAAGAAGACAACACTGATTCTGATCCTGAAG CTCTTTCACCGCCAAAACCTATGAAGGAGCTTGTGCCCACTTTTCCCTGTCTTGCTGATCTAACCCGGGAAGAATACGATGATATGTTTCCCTGTCTTGCTGATGTCTACCCAGCACATGAACAGTGGGCGGATTCAGAGTCTTCAGGTGAAGATCCGAACACTGATTCCGATCCTAAAG TTGAGAATGAGAAGGATTTTGCGAAATCAAAAGATTCAGTAGGAGAAGAACACAACACTGATTCCAATCCTAAAGCTACAATCCCTAAATCAtag